A single genomic interval of Procambarus clarkii isolate CNS0578487 chromosome 17, FALCON_Pclarkii_2.0, whole genome shotgun sequence harbors:
- the LOC123772542 gene encoding uncharacterized protein: protein MWPKSCPGYGNEDAGESTEEIGDKRSPLKPLREVTEWRLKQETVTQTQTLTSYPPARLLATTQVLTGTRYVSQVRLLTETKYVTVTESLTVTDTEVPTVYVTRTRQVTALDTVTTTVISTRLQRRTQVLTTTQYQFVTQTERVPQYSTSTLTSYHQQYHTVTHTRTEDEYISHTSLLIQTVTVTRCSELYG, encoded by the exons ATGTGGCCCAAGAGCTGTCCTGGCTATGGTAACGAGGACGCTGGTGAAAGTACGGAGGAGATTGGCGATAAAAGGTCCCCACTGAAGCCACTCCGG GAGGTGACGGAGTGGCGGCTGAAGCAGGAGACTGTGACACAAACCCAGACCCTCACGTCCTATCCTCCGGCGCGCCTCCTAGCCACCACACAG GTGTTGACAGGAACCAGGTACGTGTCCCAGGTACGGCTCCTGACGGAGACCAAGTACGTGACCGTCACGGAGTCCCTGACGGTGACAGATACGGAGGTGCCTACCGTATATGTCACCAGGACGAGGCAGGTCACGGCCTTAGATACCGTGACCACCACCGTCATCTCCACTCGCCTGCAGCGACGCACacaagtcctcaccaccacccagtacca GTTCGTGACCCAGACTGAGCGTGTGCCCCAGTACTCCACCAGTACTCTCACCTCCTACCACCAGCAGTACCACACCGTCACTCACACCCGCACTGAAGATGAGTACATCAGCCACACCTCTCTCCTCATCCAGACAGTGACCGTCACTCGCTGCTCTGAGCTCTATGGCTAG